Proteins encoded in a region of the Clostridium beijerinckii genome:
- a CDS encoding pyridoxamine 5'-phosphate oxidase family protein has protein sequence MNEVLEFLLNNPTFYIATMDGDQPRVRPFGAVMKYKDKLYFTTNNTKSVFEQLVANPKAEISTTSPKGEWIRLTGKAVFDSSTEAKSAMLESVPSLKKMYSLDDNIFEVFYLEDAVVTFNSFSSGPKTIKL, from the coding sequence ATGAATGAAGTATTAGAATTTTTGCTTAATAACCCTACCTTCTATATTGCAACTATGGATGGTGATCAACCAAGGGTAAGACCTTTTGGTGCAGTAATGAAATATAAAGATAAATTATATTTCACAACAAACAACACCAAATCTGTTTTTGAACAATTAGTTGCAAACCCTAAAGCTGAAATTTCCACAACTTCACCTAAAGGTGAATGGATCCGTTTGACTGGAAAAGCAGTTTTTGATTCCAGCACGGAAGCAAAATCAGCTATGTTAGAATCAGTTCCATCCTTGAAAAAAATGTATAGCTTAGATGATAACATCTTTGAAGTGTTTTATCTAGAAGATGCCGTTGTAACATTTAATTCTTTTTCTAGCGGACCTAAAACAATTAAACTATAA
- a CDS encoding flavin monoamine oxidase family protein produces MPRETNFIQPDNPTDEERHEMLRMTLEEANRIEDFNNIVELLSPPKDITTILPPGSCSGIKVGIIGGGIAGLASAFELRKLGFDITIFETEEKRIGGRIYTYYFDEEKRLYGEFGAMRTPVGHETTWHYINTFGIKTRPFIQNNKNALFYIRHKRARNDPQGKSVMENIYPEFNLTERERNTPWQKIIGDALSSNLFKIPPSIRKELLEVKENYSDIIKYVGSLGIREVLEKMGVSEGAIQLISGVAPFLGSFYYNSYSENLIEEYTVDYAYRYEIVGGAVNLPLAFYDSLMSKKPKEYNNIRDEELGKVSWESGKTVKSIYKINDIEEKVVLEYEEEKSSKLYSQTFDFVVCAIPFSSLRDVNVFPMFSNEKMQSIREVFYTSSQKTLFMCNERFWEKGNDNEKIIGGGSNTDLPIQTIWYPSHNIITGYGGKTENNMNVSVGRKRSAKDNQGVLLASYNLGLDGIRVGSLDDNARFELIKRQVEDVHGLPRGYLDYVVEDYKTVDWDREKGFYGAFCYFMPRQQKLFSNAMAKPEYNDRVYFAGEHVSLTHGWIEGSVSTAMKAANKLAEYCKSM; encoded by the coding sequence TTGCCTAGAGAAACAAATTTTATTCAACCAGATAATCCAACTGATGAAGAAAGGCATGAAATGTTAAGGATGACTTTAGAGGAAGCGAATCGTATTGAAGATTTTAATAATATAGTTGAATTATTAAGTCCACCAAAAGATATTACAACAATTTTACCTCCTGGAAGTTGTTCAGGCATTAAGGTTGGGATAATAGGAGGCGGTATTGCAGGTTTAGCCTCAGCCTTTGAACTTAGAAAACTAGGTTTTGATATTACTATTTTTGAAACAGAAGAGAAGCGGATTGGAGGGCGAATCTATACCTATTATTTTGATGAGGAGAAAAGACTTTATGGTGAATTTGGTGCTATGCGTACACCAGTAGGTCATGAAACAACATGGCATTATATTAATACTTTTGGTATAAAAACAAGACCATTTATTCAAAATAATAAAAATGCATTATTTTATATACGACATAAACGCGCAAGGAATGATCCTCAAGGTAAAAGTGTAATGGAAAATATATACCCGGAATTTAACTTGACTGAGAGGGAGCGAAATACTCCATGGCAGAAAATAATTGGAGATGCATTGTCAAGTAATTTATTTAAAATACCTCCCTCCATAAGAAAGGAATTATTAGAGGTAAAAGAAAATTATTCAGATATAATTAAATATGTTGGTAGTCTTGGAATAAGGGAAGTACTTGAAAAGATGGGTGTAAGTGAAGGAGCGATACAACTAATTTCGGGAGTTGCGCCTTTTCTAGGTTCATTTTATTATAATAGTTATTCTGAAAATTTAATTGAGGAATATACTGTAGATTATGCATATAGGTACGAAATTGTTGGTGGAGCAGTAAATTTACCACTAGCTTTTTATGATTCGTTAATGTCTAAAAAACCAAAAGAATATAATAATATTAGAGATGAAGAATTGGGGAAAGTATCTTGGGAAAGTGGAAAGACAGTAAAAAGCATATATAAAATTAATGATATAGAGGAGAAAGTAGTGTTAGAATACGAGGAAGAGAAGTCATCTAAGCTTTATAGTCAAACTTTCGACTTCGTTGTTTGTGCAATACCTTTTTCAAGTCTTAGGGATGTGAATGTATTTCCTATGTTTAGCAATGAAAAAATGCAGTCAATAAGAGAAGTTTTTTATACATCATCTCAAAAAACTCTTTTTATGTGTAATGAACGTTTTTGGGAAAAAGGAAATGATAATGAGAAGATAATCGGTGGAGGATCTAATACTGATTTGCCAATTCAAACCATATGGTATCCTAGTCATAATATTATTACCGGATATGGTGGCAAAACGGAAAATAATATGAATGTTTCTGTTGGAAGAAAAAGAAGTGCTAAGGATAATCAAGGAGTTCTGCTAGCGTCATATAATTTAGGTTTAGACGGAATACGCGTAGGAAGCTTAGACGATAATGCACGATTTGAATTGATTAAAAGGCAAGTTGAGGATGTCCATGGTCTTCCACGAGGATATCTTGATTATGTAGTCGAAGATTATAAAACTGTTGACTGGGATAGAGAAAAAGGATTTTATGGAGCATTTTGCTACTTTATGCCTCGGCAACAAAAACTTTTTTCTAATGCGATGGCAAAGCCAGAATATAATGATAGAGTATATTTTGCAGGAGAACATGTTTCTTTAACGCATGGATGGATAGAGGGTTCTGTAAGTACTGCAATGAAAGCTGCAAATAAATTAGCAGAGTACTGTAAAAGTATGTGA
- a CDS encoding metal-dependent transcriptional regulator: MEKNFHTARGYENINLTRKLLTPSMEDYLEMIYRCSMEENVVRLNKIAQMLNVRDSSASKMMKKFGELSLIKYERYGVIILTEEGINIGRYLLERHNIVKKFLEYLECEQDILEETELIEHIISSETINNIDMLNMFFAENIDVLERYRNFKKRKKE, from the coding sequence ATGGAAAAGAATTTTCATACTGCAAGAGGATACGAAAATATAAATTTAACAAGAAAATTGCTCACCCCTTCTATGGAAGATTATTTAGAAATGATCTATAGATGTAGCATGGAGGAAAATGTAGTTCGGCTAAATAAAATAGCACAAATGCTGAATGTTCGCGATTCATCGGCATCTAAAATGATGAAAAAATTTGGAGAATTATCTCTTATAAAATATGAAAGGTATGGAGTAATAATTCTCACAGAGGAAGGGATAAACATAGGAAGATATTTGCTTGAAAGGCACAATATTGTAAAAAAGTTTTTGGAATATTTAGAGTGTGAACAGGATATTTTAGAGGAAACAGAATTGATTGAACATATTATTAGTAGCGAAACTATTAATAATATAGATATGCTCAATATGTTCTTTGCTGAGAACATAGATGTGTTAGAGAGATACAGAAATTTTAAAAAGAGAAAGAAAGAATAG
- a CDS encoding winged helix-turn-helix transcriptional regulator, with protein sequence MEEEYNLFGKCPFVTAQKIIAGKWAIVILHNLSTKTLRFGELQRLLPELKQATLTKQLRSLEEYGLVNRKVFPQVPPKVEYSLTDIGKEFKLVLDSISIWGEKYIDHIKSAEVSES encoded by the coding sequence ATGGAGGAAGAATATAATTTATTTGGCAAATGTCCGTTTGTAACAGCACAAAAAATTATTGCAGGTAAATGGGCAATAGTAATTTTACATAATTTAAGTACAAAAACGCTTCGTTTTGGAGAATTACAAAGATTATTGCCTGAACTAAAGCAAGCTACATTAACAAAACAGCTCCGTAGTTTAGAGGAGTATGGGTTGGTAAATCGTAAGGTTTTTCCCCAGGTACCGCCAAAAGTTGAGTATTCATTAACTGATATAGGAAAAGAATTTAAATTGGTTTTGGATAGCATATCTATTTGGGGAGAAAAATATATCGATCATATAAAATCGGCTGAAGTTTCAGAAAGTTAA
- a CDS encoding [FeFe] hydrogenase, group A codes for MSKYMVIDGNRVEFDKEKNILDLVRKAGIDLPTLCYYTDLSVYGACRMCVVEDERGSILTSCSTPPKDAMSIRTNTPKLQKYRKVILELLLATHCRDCTICEKNGKCKLQKLASRFGLTDIRFKSIQGKKDLDTSSKSIIRDPNKCILCGDCVRMCNEIQSVGAIDFANRGSNMVVSPAFGKSLAETDCVNCGQCATVCPTGAIVVKSDIKNVWKSIYDPKQRVVAQVAPAVRVALGEEFGMKPGENVMGKIVAAMRRLGFENIYDTSLSADLTVIEESKEFLKKLESDDNKFPLFTSCCPAWIRYVENKYPELLPYVSSCKSPMEMFGAVVKAYFKEKDSLEDRETISVAVMPCTAKKAEAAREEFISDNIPDVDYVITTAELCAMIKEIGIQFDEIEAEASDIPLSLYSGAGVIFGVTGGVTEAVIREVVKDKSSRVLKDIEFIGVRGMKGVKICELQVKDESIRIGIISGLRNAEDLIEKIKSGEEHFDFIEVMACPGGCIAGAGQPFGLMEEKNERAKGLYKIDKVTQIKRSEENLVVKSLYEGVLKNRTKELLHVHYDKSEH; via the coding sequence ATGTCAAAATATATGGTCATTGATGGCAATAGGGTAGAATTTGATAAAGAAAAAAATATCTTGGACTTAGTTAGAAAAGCGGGAATTGATTTACCTACTCTTTGTTACTATACGGATCTATCAGTTTATGGGGCGTGCAGAATGTGTGTAGTCGAGGATGAAAGAGGTAGCATTTTAACATCTTGTTCTACGCCACCAAAAGATGCGATGTCAATTAGAACTAATACACCAAAGCTTCAAAAGTATCGTAAGGTAATTTTAGAATTGTTGCTTGCAACACATTGTAGAGATTGCACTATATGTGAAAAGAATGGAAAGTGTAAGCTACAAAAATTAGCATCACGCTTTGGTTTGACAGATATTAGATTTAAAAGCATTCAGGGAAAAAAAGATTTAGATACATCATCTAAATCAATCATTAGAGATCCTAATAAATGCATTTTATGTGGAGACTGTGTTAGGATGTGTAATGAAATACAAAGCGTAGGAGCGATTGATTTTGCCAATAGAGGTTCGAATATGGTGGTGAGTCCAGCATTTGGGAAAAGCCTTGCAGAGACAGATTGTGTGAATTGTGGACAATGTGCTACTGTATGTCCTACAGGAGCAATAGTTGTTAAGAGTGATATTAAAAATGTTTGGAAATCAATATATGACCCTAAGCAGAGAGTTGTAGCGCAAGTTGCTCCAGCAGTGCGTGTTGCTTTAGGTGAAGAATTCGGTATGAAACCTGGTGAAAATGTTATGGGGAAAATTGTTGCGGCCATGAGAAGATTGGGCTTTGAAAATATTTATGATACTTCTCTAAGTGCTGATTTAACGGTAATTGAAGAATCAAAAGAATTCTTAAAGAAGTTAGAATCTGATGACAATAAGTTTCCACTATTTACTTCCTGTTGTCCAGCATGGATAAGATATGTAGAAAATAAATATCCTGAATTACTGCCATATGTATCTAGTTGTAAATCACCAATGGAGATGTTTGGTGCTGTTGTTAAGGCATATTTCAAAGAAAAAGATTCTTTAGAGGATAGAGAAACAATATCTGTAGCAGTTATGCCATGCACAGCTAAAAAAGCAGAAGCAGCTAGAGAAGAATTTATAAGTGATAATATTCCGGATGTTGATTATGTAATTACTACAGCAGAACTATGTGCAATGATAAAAGAAATCGGTATACAGTTTGATGAAATTGAGGCAGAAGCATCAGATATACCGCTATCTCTTTACTCAGGGGCAGGAGTAATATTTGGCGTTACGGGAGGAGTAACGGAAGCTGTTATTCGTGAAGTTGTTAAAGATAAATCTTCAAGAGTGTTAAAGGATATAGAATTTATAGGTGTTCGAGGTATGAAAGGAGTAAAAATATGTGAACTTCAAGTTAAAGATGAATCCATTAGAATAGGCATTATTAGTGGACTTAGAAATGCAGAAGATCTAATTGAAAAAATTAAGAGTGGAGAAGAACATTTTGACTTTATAGAAGTTATGGCATGTCCTGGAGGATGTATAGCTGGAGCGGGGCAACCTTTTGGATTAATGGAAGAGAAAAATGAAAGGGCAAAAGGACTATATAAGATTGATAAGGTTACGCAAATTAAAAGAAGTGAAGAAAATCTGGTAGTTAAATCTTTATATGAAGGTGTGCTAAAGAATAGGACTAAAGAATTACTACATGTTCATTATGATAAAAGTGAACATTAA
- a CDS encoding L,D-transpeptidase family protein: protein MEIQKNKHKKLLIGIIVSCFTLLAIYLGLAIYFMNHFYFGSTVSCVNVSGKTVQEVDEEMPNEIANYTLKLKERGNNEEQVKGNEINLKYNSDGKVQELKDKQNPFKWIISLLGTNNSAITNVVTYDDELLKKSIDNLSCFNSNNVNEPQNPSFEYTDDGYKIIDEVYGNKIDKMALHDSIVNAILNGKTTLDLDSEDCYEKPQYTSKSQEVINTKDTLNKYISSKITYNFGDKTEVIDGSIINKWINVNNNLEITLDEPKIKEYLNSILDNYNTVGKTRKFVTSLGTNVQVSGGDYGWLINNNDEEKELISSIKDGQSVTKEPKYTQSAMSPGSNDIGNTYVEVNMSKQHVWFYKNGSLVVEGDVVTGNVSNNTSTPTGVYSLKYKQRDATLKGQGYSSPVNFWMPFNGGIGIHDASWRSVFGGRIYLTNGSHGCVNSPYYLANTIFNNINEGTPVVCYY from the coding sequence ATGGAAATACAGAAAAATAAACACAAAAAGCTTTTAATAGGCATTATAGTTTCATGTTTTACTTTACTTGCCATATATTTGGGGCTGGCAATCTATTTTATGAACCACTTTTATTTCGGTTCTACGGTTAGTTGTGTTAATGTTTCAGGTAAGACTGTACAAGAAGTAGATGAAGAAATGCCAAATGAAATTGCAAATTATACTTTGAAATTAAAAGAAAGAGGAAATAATGAAGAACAAGTTAAAGGAAATGAGATAAATCTTAAGTATAATTCAGATGGAAAAGTTCAGGAACTAAAAGATAAGCAAAATCCATTTAAATGGATTATATCATTGTTAGGAACAAATAATTCTGCGATAACAAATGTAGTTACTTATGATGATGAGTTACTAAAAAAAAGCATTGATAATCTTTCGTGTTTTAATAGTAATAACGTAAATGAACCACAAAACCCTAGTTTTGAATATACAGATGATGGATATAAAATTATTGATGAAGTATATGGTAATAAAATTGATAAGATGGCACTACATGATAGTATTGTGAATGCAATTCTTAACGGGAAAACAACATTAGATTTGGATTCGGAGGATTGCTATGAAAAGCCTCAATATACTTCAAAATCTCAGGAGGTTATTAATACTAAAGATACCCTTAATAAATATATATCCTCTAAAATAACCTATAATTTTGGTGATAAGACCGAAGTGATAGATGGATCTATAATAAACAAATGGATTAATGTAAATAATAATTTAGAAATTACACTTGATGAACCGAAAATCAAAGAATATCTAAATAGCATATTAGATAATTACAATACAGTTGGCAAGACAAGAAAGTTTGTTACATCGCTAGGCACTAATGTACAAGTTAGCGGAGGAGATTACGGTTGGTTAATTAATAATAATGATGAAGAAAAAGAATTAATTTCAAGTATAAAAGATGGACAATCTGTAACAAAAGAACCTAAATATACGCAATCAGCAATGTCTCCTGGAAGTAATGATATTGGGAATACTTATGTAGAAGTAAATATGAGCAAGCAGCACGTATGGTTTTATAAGAATGGTTCTCTAGTAGTAGAGGGTGATGTGGTTACAGGAAATGTAAGCAATAATACTTCAACACCTACTGGAGTATATTCATTGAAATACAAGCAAAGAGATGCTACTTTAAAAGGTCAAGGATATAGCAGTCCAGTTAATTTTTGGATGCCCTTTAATGGAGGAATAGGAATTCATGATGCAAGTTGGAGATCAGTATTTGGAGGAAGAATTTATTTGACAAATGGTTCTCATGGATGCGTAAATTCTCCATATTATCTGGCTAATACTATATTCAATAATATTAACGAGGGAACTCCAGTTGTTTGTTATTATTAA
- a CDS encoding complex I 24 kDa subunit family protein: MIMVNQKEIKKLDDILISNNYDKTQIITIMQEIQKEYRYLPEEALCYIAKELKISEAKVYGVATFYENFSLEPKGKYVIRICDGTACHVRKSDPILSEFRSELGLSGKKLTTDDMHFTVETVSCLGACGLAPVCTVNDVVYPSMTPEKARKLVKQLKEELSNEN, translated from the coding sequence ATGATCATGGTAAATCAAAAGGAAATAAAAAAACTAGATGATATTTTAATTTCTAATAATTATGACAAGACACAAATTATTACTATTATGCAGGAAATTCAGAAGGAATACCGGTACCTGCCAGAAGAGGCGTTGTGCTATATAGCAAAAGAACTTAAGATTAGTGAAGCTAAAGTATATGGAGTAGCAACATTTTATGAAAATTTCTCTTTAGAACCGAAAGGAAAATACGTGATTAGAATTTGTGATGGAACTGCTTGTCACGTAAGGAAATCAGATCCTATTCTTAGTGAGTTTAGGAGTGAATTAGGACTTTCGGGGAAAAAACTTACAACCGATGATATGCATTTTACAGTAGAAACAGTATCGTGTCTAGGAGCATGTGGATTAGCTCCGGTCTGCACTGTAAACGATGTAGTGTATCCGTCAATGACACCAGAGAAAGCAAGAAAGCTAGTGAAGCAGTTAAAGGAGGAGTTGTCAAATGAGAATTAA
- the nuoF gene encoding NADH-quinone oxidoreductase subunit NuoF — protein sequence MRINTREELNSISSKYKAALVRQRKQILVCAGTGCVAGGSLNIYRRFKEIIKEKGLEVTLELKEEPHDNTIGLKKSGCHGFCEMGPLIRIEPEGWLYIKVSIDDCEEIIEKSIIGNEVVTGLSYKDGDKLYSKQEDIPFYKKQTRVALNNCGHINAESIEEYLAEGGYSATAKALFDMTSEEIINEMSEAHLRGRGGGGFPTGKKWAQVLKQAESEKYIVCNGDEGDPGAFMDRSMMEGNPHGVIEGMIIAGIATKAHNGYIYVRAEYPLAVKRLRIAIEQAMEKGLLGDNILNSGFDFHIQINQGAGAFVCGEGSALTASIEGNRGMPRVKPPRTVEQGLFGKPTVLNNVETFCNVSPIINKGVHWYKTMGTENNYGTKAFALTGNVNNTGLIEVPMGTTLRKIIFDIGGGVKGGEFKAVQIGGPSGGCLCLRENHLDLTLDFDSLKKVGAMIGSGGLVVMNDKNCMVEMARFFMNFTQNESCGKCIPCREGTRRMLEILNDIVDGKGTLEDIDTLEELAETISDTALCGLGKSAAFPVRSTLRYFRDEYIEHVVDKKCSGGVCKSLISYEIDKEKCRGCSKCSKGCPVEAITGEIRKTYVIDKSKCIKCGNCIESCVFKAIRVI from the coding sequence ATGAGAATTAATACAAGAGAAGAGCTAAATTCTATAAGCTCAAAATATAAGGCTGCTTTAGTTAGACAACGTAAGCAAATATTAGTATGTGCAGGCACTGGATGTGTAGCAGGCGGATCTCTAAACATTTATAGAAGATTTAAGGAGATAATAAAAGAAAAGGGATTAGAGGTCACATTAGAATTAAAGGAAGAACCACATGACAATACTATAGGTTTGAAAAAGAGTGGATGCCATGGATTTTGTGAAATGGGACCTTTAATACGAATTGAACCAGAGGGATGGCTATATATAAAGGTAAGTATAGATGATTGTGAAGAAATTATTGAAAAAAGTATTATTGGTAATGAAGTAGTTACTGGTTTAAGTTATAAGGATGGAGATAAGCTTTATAGTAAGCAAGAAGATATTCCATTTTATAAAAAGCAAACCCGTGTAGCTTTAAATAATTGTGGTCATATTAATGCGGAGTCTATTGAAGAATATTTAGCAGAAGGTGGCTATAGTGCTACTGCGAAAGCTCTTTTTGACATGACTTCTGAAGAAATTATTAATGAAATGTCTGAGGCACATTTAAGAGGGCGTGGAGGCGGAGGATTTCCCACAGGAAAGAAATGGGCCCAGGTATTAAAGCAGGCAGAATCAGAAAAATACATTGTATGCAATGGCGATGAAGGTGATCCGGGAGCATTTATGGATAGAAGCATGATGGAAGGAAATCCTCACGGTGTTATTGAGGGTATGATTATTGCAGGAATTGCTACAAAAGCACACAATGGATATATATATGTTCGTGCAGAATATCCTCTTGCAGTAAAAAGATTGCGCATAGCTATTGAACAAGCTATGGAAAAAGGACTCTTGGGTGATAATATATTAAATTCAGGTTTTGATTTTCATATTCAGATTAATCAGGGAGCAGGAGCATTTGTATGTGGAGAAGGCAGTGCTCTAACAGCTTCAATTGAGGGGAATCGTGGTATGCCTAGAGTTAAGCCTCCAAGAACTGTAGAACAAGGCTTGTTTGGTAAACCAACAGTGCTAAATAATGTAGAAACATTTTGTAATGTATCTCCAATAATTAACAAAGGGGTACATTGGTATAAAACTATGGGAACTGAAAATAATTATGGAACTAAAGCATTTGCTCTTACGGGAAATGTTAATAATACAGGATTAATAGAAGTTCCTATGGGGACAACATTGAGAAAGATAATATTTGACATTGGAGGAGGAGTGAAAGGGGGAGAATTTAAGGCAGTCCAAATTGGTGGGCCGTCTGGAGGTTGTCTATGTCTTCGTGAAAATCATCTTGATTTAACTTTAGATTTTGATTCGTTAAAGAAAGTAGGTGCCATGATTGGGAGTGGAGGCCTAGTCGTTATGAATGATAAAAATTGTATGGTTGAAATGGCACGTTTCTTTATGAATTTTACTCAAAATGAATCTTGTGGCAAATGTATACCATGTAGAGAAGGTACTAGAAGAATGTTAGAAATACTTAATGATATAGTAGATGGTAAAGGTACATTGGAGGATATTGATACATTAGAAGAATTAGCAGAGACTATTTCTGATACAGCACTTTGTGGACTTGGAAAGAGTGCAGCATTCCCGGTTAGAAGTACATTAAGATATTTTAGAGATGAGTATATAGAACATGTTGTAGATAAAAAGTGTTCAGGAGGCGTATGCAAGTCATTAATTTCATATGAGATTGATAAAGAGAAATGCAGAGGTTGCTCAAAGTGTTCTAAGGGATGTCCCGTAGAAGCTATTACTGGAGAAATAAGGAAAACTTATGTCATTGATAAATCAAAATGTATTAAATGTGGTAATTGCATTGAAAGCTGTGTATTCAAGGCGATTAGAGTAATTTGA
- a CDS encoding L,D-transpeptidase family protein has product MRKRRNKSSNKVMPGVIISLCTLGAIYLGMSLYSINHFHFGTVIDGVNVGGQTVEGAEEKLAAQMQSYALELDERGDVKEQIKASDIGLKYNSDKIKELKNNQSSFAWPSTFFKKNNSEASQIIMYDEEQLNQTLNKLSCVSNKKITQPQNASLNYKDGEYEIVDEVLGNKINKDALHDNVANAILDGKTSIDLDSSNCYENPKYTSKSEEVTAARDTLNKYIGLKITYDSNGKKEVLDGSTIHNWLGVDDNMQVTINEDKVRNYVYKISSIYNTFGSTRDFVTTTKKTVQVSGGNYGWIVDNSKEVKDLIEIIKNGQDVTKEPKYAQNAFVKGTNDIGNTYVEVNITKQHVWFYKNGALVVDDDVVTGNVSNNTGTPVGTYVLNYKEKNATLKGEDYSSPVDYWMPFNGNVGIHDASWRNGVFGKQIYLTSGSHGCVNSPYNLAKTIFENIEPGTPIIVYTE; this is encoded by the coding sequence ATGAGAAAAAGAAGAAATAAAAGTAGTAACAAGGTTATGCCAGGGGTTATAATTTCTCTCTGTACTTTGGGTGCTATATATTTAGGTATGTCATTATATTCTATTAATCATTTTCACTTTGGAACCGTAATTGATGGGGTTAATGTTGGTGGGCAGACCGTTGAGGGAGCAGAAGAAAAGCTAGCTGCCCAAATGCAATCATATGCATTGGAATTAGACGAAAGAGGAGATGTAAAAGAACAAATTAAAGCTAGTGATATTGGATTAAAATATAATTCTGATAAGATCAAAGAATTAAAGAATAACCAAAGTTCATTTGCTTGGCCTAGTACATTTTTTAAGAAAAATAATTCTGAAGCATCCCAGATAATTATGTATGATGAAGAACAATTAAACCAAACACTAAATAAACTTTCTTGTGTTAGTAACAAGAAGATAACCCAACCACAAAATGCTAGCTTAAATTATAAAGATGGAGAATACGAGATAGTAGATGAAGTTTTAGGAAATAAGATAAATAAAGATGCTTTACATGATAATGTAGCTAATGCGATTCTTGATGGGAAGACATCAATAGATTTAGATTCAAGCAATTGTTATGAAAATCCTAAATATACTTCAAAGTCAGAGGAAGTAACTGCAGCAAGAGATACACTTAATAAATACATAGGATTAAAAATTACGTATGATTCAAATGGAAAAAAAGAAGTTTTGGATGGATCTACTATACATAACTGGCTTGGAGTAGATGACAATATGCAAGTTACAATCAATGAAGATAAAGTTCGGAATTATGTATATAAAATATCTAGCATTTATAATACTTTTGGTAGCACAAGAGATTTTGTTACAACAACAAAAAAAACAGTACAAGTGAGTGGCGGTAATTATGGATGGATTGTTGATAACTCTAAAGAAGTAAAAGATTTAATAGAAATTATAAAGAATGGACAAGATGTAACAAAGGAACCAAAATATGCACAAAATGCATTTGTAAAAGGAACTAACGATATAGGGAATACTTATGTAGAAGTCAATATTACTAAGCAGCATGTATGGTTTTATAAAAATGGAGCTCTAGTTGTTGATGATGATGTTGTTACAGGAAATGTAAGTAATAATACAGGTACACCAGTAGGAACATATGTTCTGAATTACAAAGAGAAAAATGCGACATTAAAGGGTGAAGATTATAGTTCACCAGTTGATTATTGGATGCCTTTTAATGGAAATGTAGGTATTCATGATGCTAGTTGGAGAAATGGAGTGTTTGGTAAGCAGATATATTTAACAAGCGGTTCACATGGATGCGTAAATTCACCTTATAATTTAGCAAAAACAATATTTGAAAATATTGAGCCGGGAACTCCAATTATAGTATATACTGAATAA